The window CAGGTGATATAAAGGAGCAAGGTGAGGACAGCAGAGGTCAGAATCATGCCGAGCCTCATCATCTCCGGTCTCACCATTGAATGATGGTGAATGAGGACAACATGATCAAATCCGGTTTATTTGCCGAGGAAGAACTTAATGAAGAAACAAAAAACAGTGATCAAATTTATTGACAGTGGTACGGCAGATTTTGATGATCCCTCTAATTTCGAAGATAACTTAAAGTTCAATGTCTGTGGTAAGATGTGGAACGCGTCAGAGATTTAAAAACATAATCATGCATGATTATTGTATTGGGAGTATTCAGGACAAAAGTcactttaatatttaaattacatatataataataataataatctttttAAATAAACGATtatgttggatctccgatcacTATTCAGACATGTGTGAAGTAGATACAATAGCTCTCGATAGACAaacgtgacaaatatttttattagTGCTAATTTGACATCAAACTTGTACGGTGACATGACGTTGGATCGCTCACATGATATTTCTTACTTTTGTAAAATATTGAAaaactattatatttttaaattttaattgttatacaacttaaatttaattaatttaatattagctaataattaaaaaaaattaaaaagagttTCCGAAACCTATGCCAATAATAATGTTGAACTCTCCGACTCTATGCATAGTCGCTACCATGTAAGTAGTTAGTTTAAATTAGTGATATTTCTAAATAACTCTACTATTATCTTACTGATGTctagtttcttttcttttatattagtattattttttatcgATTTTATTATTTGTGCAAGATACATTTAtagatcaatatcaataatattatgtGTTGGTCTATGTCAAATTctttaataaaatcatgaattTTATCCTGCCTCATACTATAAATCTTATTCGACTAAGGTGGAGAGGCAATTGATTACCTCATGCTAACAGTCTTCTAAAATCCTTATGGCATAGATCTATTATCACTATCATACCCTCATTGTGAGTCATGTCGCCAATGCCTCGttacattatcatacatataCTAATTGGTTTAGTAACGTACAAATATTAGCTTTAAAATCTAAGCTCAAATCATCGCTACGACCCTTATTTTTATTGTAAATAAATTTCTATGTAGCCTTATGGTAGGTATTCTTCATCTTCcttcactttttttttaattacattatCCCTTGCCTATTTTGTTATAGCATCAGGATAATTGTTAATCAAATATTGCTTTCGTTGAATGTTTCATCTACCCAGACCAATATAgtcataataaatatattatcaataatgataattattgTCTAAATAGTAGTATGATTTCAAGCGTTAATATGTATTTGTTCCTTTggtgtaatattttttaaaaaaaatcaaattaataaGTTACGATTTGcctaatttttattaaattttaaataacaaGTTATAATTATATGTAATAAACCCTACTTTGCCACTATGAATATGTCAATCACCCTAATAGACATTAAATATATAGAATTGACATAATATGGGTGATGTAGTCATCATTAAATTTattaatcatagtattaaaaaaattatttactccCTAATTAGCCCTATTTTAcattataaatatgtcaaaaatcCTAACaagaattaaatatataaaaataacccAATCTTATTCAAATAGTGATAAATCATCATCAAttacactaatcataatattaaaaaaaacctaATTACTCCATAATTTACTTTTTTTTAatcactataaatatgtcaaatatattgaaaagcattaaatacataaaattaacctaatattatttaatttataatgaaatcatcataaaATTTACTAATCACAGCATTAATATATTTTTGACCTAATATGAgtcaaaatttaattaaaaacaccattaaaatcattaatcataatattaaaaaaattaattaaaatcttATCAACCCTCTtctaccatcataaatatgtaaATTATCGTAATACACATTGAATACATATATTTCAGTCAATATATATCTAATTTCAATTAAATCGATATTAAACATACCAATCAcaacattaaaattattaattactCCTAATAAATCCTATTCAACTATCATAAAtatgtaaaataatataataaacgtTAATCacatataataatattaattatctcataaatcaataaaaatataaaacggAAATACACATCATCTCTTGATTAGAGTGATCATCCTCTAAATTAAGTATTAAACATCCCAAATGAGTTTttcaaatttgatccaatccataaattatatatattttttagatagtAAATAAGTGAGAATGGGagagatatataaataaaaatgagtttaagagAGCTGGAAAAGTGAAAAAGAGTAAAAGGGATTGAAAGATAAGGAGAAGGATTTAAAAACTCTTTGAACAAATTCTGATTAAATTTACCATTGAAACCGATCAAATCTAAGCCTTCGATCGATATCAATCGAAATTCAACGATTATTGAGTTTTGATTGTACGACTCGGTACAAACCTCATATCGCTCGTTTTGAGATTCTCATTTCATAACCATTCGATACACCACatgttgcatttttattgaattgATATGTACTGTCCGTATTGTATTATCAAGCAGTGTTACAAACTGTGATAATAACCATTAAACAAGCTTGAGCAATTATATTCTATTCTAAACTGCCCATCAAGTTTATGGATTGCCGTGCTCAATTTTGCATGATCAGATCCCTAATCATCTTTCACCAAAGTCGTCTTTGACTACAACTGTGATGCTTTATGTTTGTCTGTTTCGACTTGGTCCTTGACAAGCCACTGACTGTTTGGAAGTTATGCTGATGAAGAGTTGGCTCACTCTCATGTTTATGCCTACAAAGTAATCAGTATTCACAATGCATTCTTATTATATGTAATTACTCTACAATGCCTTCTCTGCTGCTGAATTCTATGTGTGGCGTATTTGCTTCTGTACTTTGTGAGCAAAAGAGGCCAATTAGATGCAGCAGCCATGTTTTAAATCCATGCATGTTCTCATCTAGATTGGGCCTCTGGTTGTAATGCCACCTCAAATCATGCATTACACAAACCTATATAGTTCATGTTGTATATGCGTTAACTTAAATGTTCATGTTAATTGAGAAGTGCAAACATCacaagttttttatttttatttttgataaattacCCAACAAAATTTCTTTCATTCATGGCAAGAGACTTTCTGCTCCTCTTTGGAGTTTGGGCGAATTCAAAACGAGGAACTGATGAGTATCTTTCCACGCCAATGTGATCTCAGAGCCATATGCAGCAGCAAGCAACACCACCATAGAAGATACGTGAAAGCAACACCTCAAAGTACTCCTTGGTATCTGCTACACACTAAACTACTTCTTTATCTTGTTCATGAGCCCATAAAAAGCACATCACCACCGAGGGTGCCTCTTCACgaggtcttttttttttgtcttaacgACCTTGCTGGTGTCCATTTTGACCACCACCGCCCAATGACTACCTCACTGATGCTCTCGGCACCACTCCATCTGCCTGCTATATGTGCGTTACTCATCCTAAGCTATGACAGTCCAAACCAGTTGAGTTCATGCGTGCATGGCACCATCCAACGCAGACAATGTGCTAAAAAGGTCAGAAGACAGTAAACAATTGGTGCATTGAGTGTACAGTGTGAGAAGCACCAAGGAGGGGGGAACATAATGTTCAAGGAATCATAGTAGGAAGAACCTTAGTGTTAGAGCTATCTATTATTTGAGATCTTTGCAAGCCTGATGGCCAACGAAGACCAGTTTGCAAGGCAAACGCTGTAATGTCCTTCAATGTTTTCTAGGAAAGAGAGTTTGAGCCTTAATGGTGTTTGTAATAAGCTACAAATTTCTGTGTTAGTACGTTAATGATGTTTGAAGTAAGTATTTGGCTCCAAAACGGTGGGGTTTTGTCCTCCTTCAAGATTAGGAGACAAGGCGAACACTCTCAAGTCAAGTTGATGTGTATATTAAGTTGACTGGACCTGAAGTTGGAGTCTCCGCCAAGCATTACACCCTCCAGACCTGAAGTTATATGTATGGTGGAAGCAGGAGTACTTGTCCGATTAATACGCAAAAGACACTACAATCTTACTCTCTCTTTCAAGCTTTTTTGCCAGCAAATTAACCTGAAATAGATGGTTCGAGTGCCTCGATGTAGATAAACAACTTGGATGGCGTCAGTGAGCATCAAAACTGACGAGATACAACTTCAAGAGTCGATAATAAACACAACTTGCAGCTTCAGACGTATATGACCTTTCTGTGCCAAGGGAGACGCTCATCAGCTCTCGAGACGGTGCCACTATTAGATTACATACAATCTAAACGAATCTGAAGTCTGTATGTTTTGCGATCATAAATTTCCTGTCAGCAGCTAAACATGCGAACTGAACAGTTTTAACCCACGGGACTGACGGTACGTAGTTGCAGTACACTGCGCTTGCCTTTGCAGATCCCAGGAACTTTTGATCAGTCGTCCTAAGCTCTTAAAGCTACAATATATGCATCATTTTCGAGGAGTAATTTAGTGTGAGAGGAGCTCCGATACAATAGAGGAAGCACGAACGCACTTGTAGAGTTTAGTTGCATGGGCatggatggatatatatatatacacatatagaaATGCAGTTCCAAGAACTCACCACCAACCTCAAAACAGATCAAAGAGTGTGGTAAGGAGATCAGTGCCTGATATCAGAGCCATGCACCCACCATCCCTTGCTCACCAATAGATTCAAAGATCGAAAAAGGCCCGGACTGCAAACGAAGAGAAAGGGATGGTGCGCTAGCTTATGGAGATCTGCAAAGGCGTGCATGTGACACAGTCTATGCTTAAAGCCTTCCTCATCTGAATCACAGAAAGAGCTGGACAAGAAACAAGGAGCAGTTCAACGTTTCAAAAGGAGGCTCGTCTCTTTGGAGCAATTCTGAAAAGTAAAAGCTTTGAGTGCCTTCCTTGTTCTTTCTTCCTGATACCTGATTCAGTAAAGAACAACTCTGGTCCTATGAAACTTAATTAGTTGGTATATATTCAATGTTATCCTCCTTCTCGTACTTGCAAGAACACCATGATGCAGGGTGGTCCATGGTCAAGATTCTGCATAACCCAACTCTTGGGGTTAGATAGATAATGGATTACGAGGACAAAGGTGGTGGATGGATCTTGAGTGCATCTGAAGTATAGTTGACCGGAACCTAAGTTGCAGGTAATCAATCTTGGCGTAGATTGTGGTGGGAAACGGTCATAGATTAAGCCTGGATCACATGCAACCCTTCGATCGATCTTAGACGACTAGTAATTAATTAGCCCGTGTCGTGATTTCCCTATACAAAATGTTGCTTAGTAGATCTTACCTATTCTTAGCCACCGGCATTGCAATTTGATAGCTGAAGATAACAAGAAATGTAGCGTGTTTTTCCTCCCTTCATTTCTAAGAAATCGACGcatgatattgatttttttttttctctctgtaATTTTGAGAAATTTGATTTGGTGATCAAAAACTAATGTTTGGATTTGATACGAATTaatgatgatatttatttattttattagttGCTTGGGCCACTGTTTCTTAAAAGGAAGGTTTTGGCTCGCCGGTCTCGTTCAAGCCATCAACCAGGGAAGTTTACCTTCTCATTGGTCGTCAGCCACTGGGCCCGACGGTTGATCGAAGAATGTAGGCAAAGCAAAAGACGAACATCCGCATCAGCCAATGAAAAGGCGCCATACTCATAGTCGATGGCTCGACTGAGACACCAGTGGATGCGCAGGTTTTCATTCATTTCTCATTCTGATTTGAATGACAATATTATCAATGACAAAGCATTTCGTGTGCATATTAATCCCTCTTTCTGCAATCCCTATTCATTTCTTATATTGATCATACCTAAGACACAATTCCATGAACGACAAATCATAAAAAGTTGCTTCACATGCCTAACAATCAATCCCTCGCAGCAAAATGACATTAATAATTGCCATGGATTCCACATACATTAGATTGCAGGATAACTTGTTGACAAGGGAGACCAAAGGGAATGGCCATGAGGTATGAAAGATATAGACATTGAAATTGCAACTCATGAATCCCTTGGAAGATTTCTGATAATAATCAGATGATACACTCCATTTCCACTTTCCATAACTCAGAAACAAAGCAGCAATCTGTGGACTTTGCTGTGATTCAGTGCAAGATTAATCAAGCTACACAAATGCACTGCATGTTAAAACAAATCCAACACATTCATCTCCTAGCACTGGTAGATTGTGTGGAAGGTGCAATCCCTCCATGAACCCTTTTTTCTTTTAGATCTTATCCTGTGAATATATCTCAGAGAACATGACAAATTCTTAAATGTGATTGAGGGGGGGGAGTCTTTGCAGTATAACATaacaaattaattatataaaacatCTATACTACCAATTAAATTTGCACACAGCAAGAGATGAGCTccccataaaaaaaaaagagtcaaaATGATTGTAAAGAAAGTTATTAgggattaataaaaaaatatttctgggTGAAACCTTAAAATATTAGCCTTCTCATTCTTCTAATAACAAAATATAGGTGCACAAGTTCCCatgaaagaaagaggaggaggaggactggAGACTGGGCCCAGCTCTAATTGGTCAGAATCTGCCATATCTATTTCCAAAACTACCCTCAACAATGCCTGAAAGGTCCCTCAAAAGAATTGACCCTTTCCAGTTTCCCCTGTAATATACCTGTTGACTGCCCCCAGATGGTGAGCTGTCTCCCTCCCAAGCCCCTGTAATCTATTCAAGGTTGTGCAAATccaagactatatatatatatcccaaggAATAAAAAGAAGATGCTCCTTTATTTTTTCCTCATAAAAATTGAACATTTTTGAAAAACCTATTTTGCAATGCATTGTCATCCGAAATCATCCACCACAATCCACTGGCAATAGATCACAATGAATTATTTATCCATTGCTTTATTGGGTACAGGAAACCTAAAAAAAAGAATTGGTGATTTTGACAACAACTGTAGATGAGTATTAAGTGAATTGTTGGAAATATACTTCATGCCTGTAGAAAATTAATAGCCCATCCATCATCCACTGATCTCCATCTGAAAGGGAAGTAATACTTCATGCACACTTGTGATCACTGCTAATAAATTGGAAATCTTGATCACCAAACCGAATAGATTAATGAGGCCCTTGGCATTTGTGTTCTGGCAAGTTCACTATGATTTGTGATGGTCCCTAATTTGGGAGTCCCAAAAAGCCTCCCCTTAAACAATGTCTTTGTACTTTGTACAACCATATCATATACAGTATAATCaccacaaagaaaaaaaaaatgttcccaCCTATCAATTATCACATCATCACTTTTCTTTTACTATTCATCATCACTCCTACAACCCCACACAGCTGAAACCCACCACCACAAATCCCACAAAAAGATATTTTCaatcttttttcctttgtttttttgTCTTCCTCTCCCCTCacgaaactctctctctctctctctccattggcAACAAAAAACCTTACTTTCCTCTCTATACAACAGTGAGTCCCCTTCgcctctcctcctccccttcttccaaCTCTGGAATACTGTTAGCATAGAACTCGTTTTCTATATAAAAAGGAGTCCTCTTTgaaggaaggggaggaggagggagaaggcGGAACAGGGACCTTTTATCTGGATTGAAGTTTTCACACTCTTTTGTCTACATCTATATCTCTTCTGTGTCACTGTGCAATGAGTCCATGCTTTGACTGCTCTTCCTCTACCCTCCTCTGCGCTGAGGACAATGACAGCATCCTGGGCTTcgatgatgaggaggagaaggtcgGGCATAGGCTGAGTTGGGTTCCTGAACCAAAAAGGTGCGATTTTTATGGGGATTTGCTCGTGGATTTCCCCCTGCAGTCGGATGAGTTCTTGAGCTTGTTGGTCAAGAGAGAGCCGGAGCATCTGCCGAGGGAGGACTACGGCGAGAGGCTTCGGTCAGGGACATTAGAACCTTCCATCAGGAGAGATGCTATTGATTGGATGTGGAAGGTGggtttcttttttttctgaatatttttcttattttccccTTTCTTGTTCTTCGTCTCCTCCATTGATCTTGCTGAATATTGTTTTGAGTTTTTGATGATTttctcaaagaaaaagaagacctATTATTCATAAATTCACCACTTATTCTAGATGCATATTCTCCTtcttgttcctttttctttttggtgCATCGTTTCATCTTCCTGCATCTGTCATATATGGAGATGCATATTAGATTTATTCTGCCTATTTACGAGTTTCTTTATCACTTCTACATCTATAATTTTTAAGTATATGATTTAGGTTAATGGGTGGGATTATTTGATCcatgaaataataaaattttggttTCTATTTTACCCTTGCTTAATATTTTGTCTGCACTTCCTGGAATGTGGTTTGGGGGAAACAACCTTCTCTTTCTTGTTTGTTTGCTGTTGTGATTTCTTAGTATCAAGCTTcggttcttcttttccttttcctttttcctcTCTAATATCTTCCTCTCCTCAGCTCTGCACTGACATATTTTTGGCTTATGGAACAGGTTCATGCCTATTACAATTTTGGACCACTGAGTGCCTATTTATCTGTCAATTACTTTGATCGGTTCCTCTCGGAATGTGAACTcccagtaagaatcatgttcattccCTGTTATATGATCTTTTATGCATTCATTGCCCATTTTCTTTTGTGTCAATTGTAGCCTTTATTTTAGTCTGATTCCTATGTTGTTATACAGACTAGTCTAATACACtgatttttcctcttttttctttgttgttatcTATAATTGTAGCAAGGCAAGACATGGATGACACGACTATTATCTGTGGCCTGCCTATCTTTGGCTGCCAAGATGGAGAAAACTGATGTCCCTCAGTCCCCAGATTTACAGGTGAGAGAACATCAGGTGTAGAATTCACTGATGTAATCTCCACAAACATAGCTCTTGTAACCATTTATAGATTGCCTTGAATAGGATGGTGAGGCAAAGTATGTGTTTGAAGCTAGGGCCATTATGAGAATGGAGCTGATGGTGCTGAACACCCTCAAATGGAGGATGCAAGCTGTGACTCCTTTCTCATTCATAGATTTCTTTCTTCACAAGTTCAATGGTGACGATGTACCTAACCAGTCATCGATCGTTCGGTCCTCCGAACTCATCTTGAGCACAACTAGAGGTGCCTTTCTTCCACAGCTGTAAATTTGAGGATTTGATTTGTGGCATGAGTAGGTGGTTTAGCGTTGTATGTCTAAGAATGAAGCAATTGCATGCAGGCATTGATTTCTTAGCATTCAGGCCTTCGGTGACTGCTGCGGCCATTGCGCTGTtggttttgggagaaatccaGAATGTGGATGTTCAGAAGGCCTTGTCTTGTTGCTCCCATGTTGCAAAGGTAAAACAATTCTATTATTATTTCAAGTTAAAGACCAGTCCTAATTGTTTATTTACTTTGGATCGCAAGAGGTGTTATACTTCTTTGGATGATTTTTGTTGTCTTCGATGGGTGTCAGCAGGAAGGAGTGTTGGAATGCTATGAAGTGATTCAAGACAAAGTATTGATGAGGAAGCAGTCAGCTAAAGATGTTAGCCCATCAGCATCCTCTGTGCCACAAAGCCCAATTGGGGTGTTGGATGCTCCATGCCTGAGCTACAAGAGTGATGATGCAACTGTTGTGTCACATGCAACTTGTCTTGGTCCTTCTCCAGCTAGCAAGAGGAGGAAAATAAGCAGATGAGCAATCTCATGGAGTATTATTTTGTCTGCTCATCATCTCTTGGGAGGTTCTGGTGCTTTGGAACATGTATTTTGGTTTGGTTAGGGAGGATTTTGGTGTGTTCAGGGGTTtaacccccacccccaccccccaaaaaaaaaatgaatgaatgaaagaaTGACTTCAAAAAGAAACAGTAGAAACAAAAAATACAGGTGTGGAATCAGTTTCTCTGTTGCTCATGCCTTTTAACTGTGGATGAGGCAGCCACCAACTTTTTTTGTTATAAAACATCAGAATGAGAAGTGCCAAAAGGATAAATTTGACAGAATCAGTTGCTCTTTTAGGTAAAGTTGCTGTGAGAGAGGAATAATTTACATACTGGTTTCCTTGTTGAGATGAGCAAACCAGCAAGCAAATTCTTTAAAGGATCAAAAGTGAGCAATGCagacagaaaagaaaaagaacagaatgtgaagaggcaaaaaaaaaaaaagagagcagGAAGTGGATTTTTCTTTAAGAGTACTGTGTTCCTTTGTCACCATCTACTTAAAAAATCGTTTTCTAGTATTTCTAATGCCCACCACCTGACTGCTTGTCTGCTTAGACTCTGGAATTTGCTTACCCTATGGCATGAAGGAAGAGCCCACTGTCAGTAGAAATCTTGGGAAGGCAACAACATACAATAAGAACCTTCAAGGAGCAGAGAAGGTCACATAACACCACTATATAATAGGTGGGTGTGGGACTGTAGGTGGACTTCTATTTGGAAGTTTCAGTTTCTAAATCAAGATCATAAAGAATGAGGGGAATTGTTCCCTGCAGGCCTCTTCTCTCATTTTTGGCTCCCTCTGTTAGGCATTTTACTTAGCCTCAATAATCAAGTacataatcctgagatccaatcTGCAAAAGGCCATTGcaaattatgcatatgattttTCTGATACCAGTTTGGATTAAAATAGGACAGTAGCATGTGATAAGCAACCCACTGAGGTCCACTTCAATTAAAGGGTATCTATCACATGTGCACTTATGTGGCACACAACATAGCACTGTCACTTTGGCCACTGTTCACTGTCAAACGTGCTATTTGGTCTCATCTACGCTTGAATACAAAGTGATGCCACGGAGCAGTTGGCTGACCATACTATTTAATCTTTGCTTGGTAGCATCCTTTCATGTTCATGTATACAGTTCATGCTCTCCTGTATTTTGGCCATTTAGTTATTATGATTTCATcgaaaaaaagtttttttttttattttatgaatcaagGTTTTCTCTAATGTCGTCGATACGAGACGATCAATATATAATCTTACCTTATTGTATATAAAGAGATTATTTTCGATGACTCGAATCATAAACATTTGATGGTATTTAAGAAATCATATTGTTTAGTTCAAAATGATTATCTTTTAATTTGATTtttgtcaccgacatcaacttctTGTCTTTCTCAGATTCATTCGTATGATCAAAATGGTCAAATCAAACACATAATGGATATATAAACACTGTGCATATGAAAAACTCTTCTTCGCATACTTTgccaaaaagataaatttaaaacaGTTCCTATCCGGAAGGATTCTAATTTATACTAACCCCATCTCTTGATATAGTAACAGAGCAAAAAGTAGCCACAATCTTAAACAAATACATTGAGCTGACGAGTGAAGTACCTAAATACAATACTATCAAGTCGGTCTAAAACTTTGATGGAAAAGGTAAAACAGTTACGTTAAAGTcactaataattaatataaaattatattatccgATAAATATGAAACTTAATCGATTTTAATATAGTACTATAGTACTATGTGAAGTGACACGAGGCATCTTCATCGTCAAGGTATTTAGAATTATAAACAATGAGTTACGAGGTCATTCGGAAAAGGAGACCATCATATTGATacccaaatataatatcaaataggCCAGGaccaataagaataaaaaaattagttCAAAAGCAAAAAGTTCAATTAGTAATTTAGAATATATAAATACTTCCGGAGAAGATATTAGAATTGATAGGTCTCATGatcaaaagaagaataaatattatttacttaCAACGTGGatcgaaaaaaaaaactaaaaaaattgatagtaccatatttaaaatttggtatattaaaaaagttaaacataataatAGATACAAATTATTGTTCATAAGGATCTTATATAGTAGATGTAAAAAATATTTACAAATATAATTATAGTtctgaaatttataaaaataaaaagatgtttTGAGTGTCATTAATATTTATGCCCCAAGTCAAATTGGATGATCAAACTAAAAAAGAATTTTGTGCAAACTtagattatattattaaaaaaaaatacctaTAACCGAAAAACCTATAATTAAAGGAGATTCGAATGGTCATGTATACAAACAACATATATGATAGAAAGGGGTATATGGTGATTTCGATTTTGGATTTTATAACTTTgtatgattttataattataaatattcacttcaagaaaagaaata of the Musa acuminata AAA Group cultivar baxijiao chromosome BXJ2-10, Cavendish_Baxijiao_AAA, whole genome shotgun sequence genome contains:
- the LOC103969620 gene encoding cyclin-D3-1 isoform X2 yields the protein MSPCFDCSSSTLLCAEDNDSILGFDDEEEKVGHRLSWVPEPKRCDFYGDLLVDFPLQSDEFLSLLVKREPEHLPREDYGERLRSGTLEPSIRRDAIDWMWKVHAYYNFGPLSAYLSVNYFDRFLSECELPQGKTWMTRLLSVACLSLAAKMEKTDVPQSPDLQDGEAKYVFEARAIMRMELMVLNTLKWRMQAVTPFSFIDFFLHKFNGDDVPNQSSIVRSSELILSTTRGIDFLAFRPSVTAAAIALLVLGEIQNVDVQKALSCCSHVAKEGVLECYEVIQDKVLMRKQSAKDVSPSASSVPQSPIGVLDAPCLSYKSDDATVVSHATCLGPSPASKRRKISR
- the LOC103969620 gene encoding cyclin-D3-1 isoform X1; the protein is MSPCFDCSSSTLLCAEDNDSILGFDDEEEKVGHRLSWVPEPKRCDFYGDLLVDFPLQSDEFLSLLVKREPEHLPREDYGERLRSGTLEPSIRRDAIDWMWKVHAYYNFGPLSAYLSVNYFDRFLSECELPQGKTWMTRLLSVACLSLAAKMEKTDVPQSPDLQDGEAKYVFEARAIMRMELMVLNTLKWRMQAVTPFSFIDFFLHKFNGDDVPNQSSIVRSSELILSTTRGIDFLAFRPSVTAAAIALLVLGEIQNVDVQKALSCCSHVAKQEGVLECYEVIQDKVLMRKQSAKDVSPSASSVPQSPIGVLDAPCLSYKSDDATVVSHATCLGPSPASKRRKISR